The genomic segment aaatattaaaatgaatgttGAGTTTCCTAAATTGCAATGCATCATTTGAGAACATAAAAGGGAAAATGTACAATTAAAGTTGTGATAAGAAGAGATGTAATTTTTAATGATCTAAGTGAATATGGAATAAGTTAAACAACAATTAAGAGAGaatgaaaaaatttatgaaaaaaaaaacaataatatttttcaaatgaaatgaagctaaaaataagaaataacaaTGAAAATAAGTTGAATAagttatctaataaaatataagtattaaattaatttagaataatgGATACAAAAATAGTACAAAGAAACtgaacataataaataataatttcttcatttttcatattcaatttaaaaattatttcatacatAAACTTAGTCAATATAATCATGAttgaatttcaaataataaaaaaaattatttatctagtTCATATTGATTTTGCAACATAATGAGAAAAAACGAAAGTCAAAATTCAAGTGTTCTAGTGTCAAATTCTAGCTTTAACAATAAATGAGTCTATAACAAAAACTGACACTTGGTATATTTAGactttaaaaacaaaagtttattTGGAAAACCAATTTGATGGGCCGGAAGGGGTGAACTTAGAGTAAAAGGGTGAGAATAACAGAAGTCCTAATGGATAAAAACACATTCAAGTCTCTATTTAATATATCCGACCCCAGAAAGGAAAAACTTAAGtaactcaaattttaaaagcatATACTGACAATAAGATAGGTTTATTCTGTATACCAAAATCAACCAGAAATGTGTGGTTTTTATTATTGTCATTAATTTCTATGCATGTTCTTATGTTTGTTAAAAACCAAGACAAATGATACAAGACcagataaattttaataatattaattgttaggTGGGATCATTTTATCTAAAGTTAATAGCAATTATACCAATCCTTCCAGTCaaggaaaaggaaaacaatttaaaagaaaaaacccttattttttaaagtttcgTAGTTAGCATATTGGACAAAAAGATAATTATCGTTGGGATGTCTAGCGGCAAAATTTCGAAgcttttaatgttaaattatagTACGATCAAAGAACACAGATCATTAATCTAGATTGGAATTCTAACTTCACCTAATTTGCAAGAGTTCCTTCGATTATAAAATATCACTTCAAAAAACAAATATGCAAGGAAATAGTTGGaatccatttcttcttttttatcaacGTCCCAACCATAAAGGTTGATATTTGTGTAACACATCGTCTCATTTCTCTCGTATCTATTTTAAGCTAAATACATCTTATATTACAAAAACTTCATTACAATATATTATCTCATATTCAGAAAAATTGAAACTCAACCACTTTGACTTCATGTATTATATATCCATTGACACGGAAATTAAGACCGTAAGAGGTCACATTATAAGAATCTTTTTGAACGACCTGTAACTTTAATTTCTCACAGCAGAATGTGAGGTTGAAAAAAGTGTCGGACAATGGAACATTTTATGGTCTATAGTTGAAGGGGTTAATCTTGATAACTAGGCCAGGGAAAACATCGTCAGGGTCATGGATATGTGGGTTTTCTTCAACAATATAAGGATCCCCACATTTTTCACTGATCGTTTGAAGGGTCTCTCCCTCACGAACCACGTAAATCTCATCACACACCTTATAATTACCGTTGTTCACACACTCCTCAAACATCTGATTAGTGAAATCTCTTGTGTTTGACTCGCAGCTACTGAACAGCAGCATTAGTGCCACAAACACTGCAGAGTTCCATGAAATCTTTTCTGCCACTGCTGTTGATGAACACCCACAAGCCATTACAATTTATGCACCCTTAGTTGGTTTTTCAGGTTCTTCTTGATTGTAGAAGATCCCTCTTAGAATTCCAATGTAATGATATCTTTGGGGtgaaggaatatatatatatgtatagatAAAATGAGAGAGGTATTGCTGGAGTGGGTACGGTTTTTATGTGGGGGTTGAAATGGCACCTTCAAGAAATTAGTAATTGTGAAGTGCACAAAGGGTatgacacaaaatttaaaaggGGAAAGAGTTGGTTTATCTGCTTCATTAAATGGGAAGGTCTTCGTTTTGACTTTCATGTTTTTAggacatttttttctttttccttttccctaGTTGTCAGTTACTGCTTTAAAACTTTTAAGTTATAAATTCTGTGAAAGACTTAAAACCCTTAATGGTATATGTGTCAGCAAAGTAGAACAAGGTGGCCCTTTGATCTGAGAGAATTTGGAGTATTAAGATCATTATGGATGTAACCAAAGGTTGATGCAGAACAACTTTGTAAGACATCATTAATGTTTAGTTCAGCTACCTGAAATGGCTGATAAGGGATCATTGctgataataaaattacaagatAAACGACtgctttttataaataataacaccAAGAATTTTCTACCTATAAGTTTGAATAGATTGACTTGAAAAACCGAAAATCCTAAAAGTAATGAACTATAACATACCTACTTAAGAACAATCTGTGGTTCACATGCAATAATTATACACAaactaaaatgttttaattgtcATTCACGTCACAGACATTAAGAGTGAAAGATAACAGTAGCTGACGCAACATACATTTAGATATATACACCACCTCATTttacatatttcttttcttgagaaaagtaataatttcccattaaatatttttaatataaaaaattgtcttcatttttaaagaattttcaaatgtgagatttatattttaatttttacttgtGTAAGGAACTTCCCTCTCAAGTATTTAAACAATCTTCAACTGAAATTTTAAAgcgtatttaattttatttttgaagtatataactttataaagtCAAAATTAGAGTTTCAGTAATTCAAATTTACCCAGCAATTAAATATCACAAAAACTTTATGCAGACCATTACTTTTAGATAAAACTTTAATtctagttatatatatatatatatatagagagagagagagagagagagagagagagagcaccAATAAAAGTAACAACATCTAATTTTGTGCTATTTTTTAATCTATGGTTTAAATAATTTAGGATTAGTTTACTGCATATGCATAATTCCATATTATCTTTAGCTTTTGGTTTGTTTTGAAATTAGCATTGCCGTGTTTTATTCTCACAGATGTATATATAGTTGTTTTCCTGTGGAAACTTTAAGTATAGCCTTCATTTAACAAAAGTAGTGACCTTCACAAATGCTATCTTCTACAAGTTATCCattaaataaatactaataGACAATCCTATAATCTTATGCATAATAAGAATAGGCTTAATATTTCAATGTGCAATTCAGTATGACACGAAAtctactaaaaagaaaaatatgacaaaaagAAAGCACGTTTTAATGATATAATTTATATGATGGCAGACTATAGATAAAcgttataatgaaatatcatcaTTTATAATAATACCTGACATTAACAacgatttttttttgtaaaataataaaactgtaaataattataaattaacatGAAAACTAATGAAGATGAGCAGGTGTTACTAATATAGTATACTCCCACAGTGACGGAAACAAAGTCGaatgttgagtcattgacaGTAGAAGAGCAATGTGTGTAATTTGTGAAGCATTCCATATCGGGGTTACATAGAAGTATTAGTCTATGCTGTTCCACGTCAACACATCAAAggacaagaaaaaataaacgtaaaataagaaaatgaaactgaTGCATTAAACATAACCATTATTTGCGTTCAAGTTGGTCACCTGTTCACTCCCACTTTACAGAATCAGATCATTATCAAAGTCTgaataatcaatatatatatatatatatatatatatatatatata from the Vigna angularis cultivar LongXiaoDou No.4 chromosome 3, ASM1680809v1, whole genome shotgun sequence genome contains:
- the LOC108325742 gene encoding uncharacterized protein LOC108325742, which produces MACGCSSTAVAEKISWNSAVFVALMLLFSSCESNTRDFTNQMFEECVNNGNYKVCDEIYVVREGETLQTISEKCGDPYIVEENPHIHDPDDVFPGLVIKINPFNYRP